Below is a genomic region from Cloeon dipterum chromosome 2, ieCloDipt1.1, whole genome shotgun sequence.
AGGGGCTCGCACGCCAAAAGCACTGACGCGCAACACACTGCCAGAGGGTATATTGACAACAATAGTGAAACCCACGAGACGAGACGATATTGGAGCCTTCGATTTTGAGTTAACTATGTTTTATCTAAGGATTAGGAGATAGGAGGGCTTTCTGCACTGAACACTAATGAACAGAGTTTCCTCTAcaaattcattatattttgtcATAAGACGATTACCTACATATCTATATGTATTTCTAGCTAATGAGATCGAAGTTCAGATATCACTGCCTACGGGAAACATGAAGCTAATTGAACGATGTCATTTGAGACTATGGTACGCGTAGGCTATAATGGCTGCCAGGGAGATAGTCTGAATTATTAGAACCGTAATACACCCATTAAGCCTAGCATCAAccgtaaaatgaaatatatagaGTCGGTTTTATCTTTTAAAGTGGACTGAAACtaggcaacaattgaaattaatttgaattaattaattacctctagtaaaattttaactaaattacagttaaatttcagattttgttaaatttttagaaaaaattaaactgtttttcagataatttttcacttgattttgatacctctcgtcgcgatctactCAACACTGTGCGAATTAATGCCGCATACAACATTTTTCCATCGGGGGAGACAGTGCtcgtcatttaattttagcattcaaactttggagccgattttctcaaaaactgaAACGGTAGCCTGGCAAAATTTCAGCTCTTTCCCGATTTTCAGAGCATTGTAATAGAcagtaaaggtaaaaattatctttccgGTGTTTTTGCAGTTCATATATCCCacttaaagatttaatttgtgcGGTCTGTGCCCCACGGTTTCTCAGATTTTCCCTGCGGAGGAAAACAGGCTGAAAAGAAATAGGCTAGATGTTTAATTCACTgtgaaattaacttaaaaataaatttgaatgctcGCACTTACTAGGGAAGGCACCTACCTATAAGCCACACAAACTATTTCAAGAAATGatggaaatataaaatgcaaggcaataaaaataaattccagaaAAATTCCCTGTAGGCGCAAAgaagaatggaaaaaaatttaatttttctttctaccAGCACCTAAACTAGAACAGCCTGCTTTGGATATTAAACCCTTATCAGCTAAACTTTAGTACAGACACACTCAccaactgacaatgaggcaGTTGTAAGCTAACAGCTTCTTGGCTTGAAACAAAACGCGTGGCATTCAATTCTTataatttaccaattttgtTTGAGTACGAAGATTGCTAAGTGATCAAAGGTGCTCTCCACCGAGGtttttgaatataaatattttttgagaagTTAATAATAGTCCAAATTCCTGGGGTTAAAGTCGATTGACTTCAAATTCAACCCAGAGAGTCACAAATCAATGAGGCATTTCTTGTTTTCATTGCTCATGACCTCAGATTTTGTGTAATAATGTTTACGACTTCAATTCAATTCCATTTGGGGGTTAACTTTGACTTTGAAATGCTGACTGAATTGTTTGTGTCACTAGTTTCCACTTCGAAATAACAAAACACAGAATTTAATGCCTTTTTCAGGTCAGCGGATAGtgttttgcaaaacaaatgaTAACGCTTTTGTGCtggaaaaatatgttattggacttgaatgataatttattccacACAGTTTCCGCGTGTCAGACTTGATTACCGTGTTATTGTTTTGCTGCGCAAATGTTTTGCACACTCATCCCACCGGGGAAATAatgcacttaaaaaataaaaaacctaaGCCCATGCTGAACTTAGATAAAAAAGCTAATAAGAATCAATTGCTCTAGCAGACAACAAATCCACTTAGCCAGCGCTGTTTCATAGGGTTAAACTGGCGCTCGGCGTAGAGCAAAACACGGTGAAAGGGCTAAAAGCAAACGAGCCATAAAAAGCCAACGCTCGCTGTGCacgtataaaaattaatgcatcgTGCAGTACAGAGGCAGAAAAAAGGCGAGTGACAAGTGCGGCTGGACGGAAATGATGCCGATAATTAGGACGGTGGCGGGCGCGAAAAGAGTGGGTGAGATCGCGGCGTATAAGTGAGTGTGAGTACGCGGCGGCGGGCAGCACAGAGAGTGTGGGTGCCACGTCATTTGTGCCTGATAACAGCCGATCGATACGCAATGTGCTCGGGCCTCGGTGGTGCGGCGGCCTGCTCGGCGGCCTCAGTCGCGCCGCCCCAGCAGAAGCAACAggctctctctcgcgctctcTCCAATCTCGGCGGCCCCGCAGCCTCCGGTTTCATGTGACCGCGGCGGCCAGCACAGCCTCACAGGTGAGTCGCAGGCCGAGACGCCGGCCCTGCGGACCTTTGGGAACAGGGGCGCATTTGCCCGTCACCGAGGCCGACTTGTCGCAAATTTCCTGGCCAATTACGCTAATGTTTTGTTGCGTGCTGGCTTTTTGCTCCCTCTGTGCACGGTTGTTGCTCACTTCGTCGGTGGCGGCGCCGGGACTTTTGTGTTTGCTTGTACACCATGCAGCGTTTTATGCGGGCGGGCCGTTGTTTTTTCTTCGTATGCTAATCAACGCGGCGAATCTGTGTCACCGCGACGATTTTCCCTCGCACACTTGACCCTGACACGTTTTCACTTTTTCGTAATTACTTTTCTCTGCCTTTTGTGTGTTGCAATTAATGCAGTTCTCCGTAAAATGACAATGTCGCTAGGGAAATTGCAtgttacttttaaattacactCGCATATACGTCAAGTCGTCGAATGGTGAAATTGAATCGAGCTCTCCCTCTGAGTCCCGTGTGACGCAgatgttgaattttatttcgttaagCTAACGAGctaatcattaaaaacaaaaaaaatattggtatTTATTTACCAACTCACGCTCTAGATGAGAGCAGCTTAAACTAGCACCATTTCCTCGTTTGAACTGTATAgcaaaaccagaaaaaaacacgaataaattttaatttaaaaataactgtttaCTCCTAAATTTGACTAAGGGTGGAATATTTGTAAGAGAGGTCAAGTGGTGGAGTTTTACGGGATTTCAtcgcttttttctttttggatGGGCATAACAAAGAGTGAAGTCGAGCGTTTTAAACGtcaagtgatttaaaaattcctgctgtgtgtattttgtttaaactgCGTTGATGAGGCCTGAGGGGCAGAAACAGTGGCTGTCCAGTACGAGAACATGCGAGATAATTGttcctttcaaatttcactcgTAGCCGcctatgtaaatttatttttagtccttcgatatttttaacatgcAGAACTCTCCTAcggcttgaaaaattattttatttagcaacCTTAGCAAAAGATAAGAAACTTTTATGgcatgcagaaaaaaaataaacatgagaGCGCTGGAAAAATGGTGCAGCGTAGGCAACTTCTAAACACGCACGTTGCGCCTGCTGCAGACTTTTTATTCTTTAGCGAGTGAATGAATCAACACTCCTGGGAAAGAAATCTTAACGATTTACATCCTCAAGAGGCGCGTTCCCATTCCACGTAAACAACTCGATTTGCCTGAGTTCATCCCGGCATTCTGTTTGCCTCGCTTGCGAGTAAAACAAGTTGCGAAACTGTTTTGTGTTTCCCCAAAAAGCTCTCGCGTTTGGACTCCGCTGCAGGTTTCGGCGAAAGGGGTGCGGACCAACCCTAATAAATAGTAGAAAAGGGAGGCCGAGTTTAATGGAGTTCGCTGTCGTGAGAAAAAGCAGAAACACAGTTTTTGCTCCCAGGCCAGTTTAATTGAGAACGAAACGGCCTGCACTTTGATGGTCTCCTTAATTAATTAGGTGAGAAGTTGATTACAAAATTCATTGGAACGCTATGATCATGCAATTTAGAGGGCTCACATGGGaacaataaatatcaaatggGCGTTcaagctgaaaaaaaatcagaatgaaattttgtcaTCTTTTATTCTTCAGCACAATCTGTCTCCTATCATCATGGTGGACCTGAGCAGCAGCCGGGACAGCTGGACGTGTCCGAACGACCGGCAGCTGGCCTTGCGGGCGAAGCTGCAAACGGGATGGTCGGTGAAGACACACTCTCTGCACTCACTGTCAAAAAAGCCAGCAGCCTTGAACGAACAAGAGAAGCAGATCATTCTTGACGTCATCAAGCGAGCCGAAACCCTGGAGAAAACCGAGCAGCAGAGAATAGGGCAAGTTGATCCAGCTTTTTTAGCGAAGAAATAAAGGGGAAAGAGGCTTGCTTGCCTttgatatataaaataaaatgagcgGCGCGCCAGATGAAAAGACTCGGCGGTTCGCGTTATTGACATTTTGCCCACAGTCTTGTTAGCGACGCATGAAATTACAAGGGATATTACAGCGCTGGGAAAACAATCAGGCCGCTTGTTCTCTTTTGCGATGGTGAAAATGAAAGATTAATCTTTGATGAAGCGCAGTATAGCTATGCAACACTCGTTTTTCCACgttgtatatattttcatcttttgcGCGTTTCTCCGCAGGCGATTAGTGCACCACGTGGATAGCATGAAGAAAAATGCTCTGGGCGACGGCACGAGCAAATGCGTCCTGTGCGGCGACACCTTCGGCTTCCTGGGGCCGACTGCGTCGCTGTGCAAAGACTGCAAAAAGGCCGCGTGCCAAAAGTGCGGCGTCGAGGAGAGCGCCAGCACATCAGGGATACGCTTCCACGCTTCCAGCTCCTCCAACTGGCTGTGCAAAATTTGTGCTGAAACGCGCGAGATGTGGAAAAAGTCTGGTGCCTGGTTTTTCAAGGTGGGTCCTCTGCTCGACTTGGTGTTTCTTCCAGTAATTAAACCATAAATGCAACATTTCTAGATCAAAATAGATCCAGCCGATTATAAATTCGAAGAGACGGATTCCGATTCTATTGATTGGGTCCCCCTTAGCCCCCACGTAAAAGTTAACtctgtatttatttctcatttcattcaaattaggAATAGAAACATCGTTTCTACCTCACATTCTGCTAACCTCATAATTAACCATACTAATTCATAGTTACCTGAAATACcattcatttttgttcaaaagcattttcaatCCCAAAACGCACCAATTTGTTAGACAATTATTctgcaaaaatcaatcaaaatcgTTCATTGCTTGATGAAtataaccaaaaaataataaacaattattcttGAAATCTATTATTCTCGACAGGGCATGCCGAAATACGAACTGCCTGAAGCAGGCACTATGAATGGAAGGCTGGGTAGACTTTTCAGACCATCAGGTGAGACCTACGTCTTTtaataattcgaaaaaatgcCAACCTCATCTGCTTTTTCAGTAATCAATCCATTACAAAGAGCTTCAATCGCAGAAGAGAGCAGCTCCGAGGAGGAGCAAGCCATTCAGCCGCTGCCTCCATCCGCCGCCACCAGACACGCACCCCTGTCGCACGTTCACTCCGTTTCATCTGTAAAGTAAAAACCGCCTTTCGTTCAAAATCCACCAAATTGTTTTCCAACAACAAAGAATaccctaattaaattaatcaaacgaCGGAGTTGtgaaaaactgaatttcaaattgcagcAGTGTACCTTCCCGAAGAGAAAGTAGCATTTCCCAGCATCAGTGGCCGTCGGAGGAAGGCTCCAGTTCCGTCACCTCGTCCGACCGCGCTTGCAGTGTTTATTCAGAGGTCGAGGACGACGTCATAATTGACGAAGGTTGGTACGTCAAGTCAAAGCTCGGCTCCAATCTAACACAATCGTCAGTTTATTTGGGAAGCATGGAGTTCGCCGTGACCTTCGACCCTGAGACGAACACGCTGCACTGCGGACTGATTCGCGCCAAGGGTCTCAGGGCGATGGATGTCAACGGACTGAGCGACTCTTACTGCCGAGCTCAACTGCTGCCAGCGAGTGGAAAGGTgtggaaaataatgtttacGTTATCAATGACCATGCAATAATTGCttttgttgaaattgaatttttttaaatatcggCATGAGCCGTTGATCCAGCCTCTAAAAAATTCCCTTAGGCAGTCACGCCGCTAAGGACCAAAACTGTGCACAAATCAAGGGACCCAGAATTCAACGAGACTCTCGCCTGGTTCCACGTGACCCCGGCTGATAGTTTGAGAAAAACACTGCATATTGTGATCTACGGTGAGTTTTAGCGTGAATAATTTGTTAGATCATGCATGTTGTTCATTAAACAGACGAGGACAAGTACGGGGATGAAGCTTTAGGGGCGGCGAGGCTTCATTTGGCCAGACTGACGCCGGGCAGAATGAGTCACTTCAACGTATTTTTGGAGAAGCCTTATCCAGTTGGTTTTcccaatattaattatttcgtgtCATTTAGATTACATTTCGTTGCGGTAGCGGCTAATGACTGTAACTACACTTGGTAGCGAGCGGCGAATGACTGGTAATTCAAATACCTCGgcgttttttacctttatttaCATCGATACCGATTTTACAGGAGAGACTTAAAacgagtttattaaatttgcgttATGAGTTGGTAGAATCGATatcgatatttaaaatctgcattatcgtgaagctattttcataCCGTCACACCATAAGAAATCTTCGTctcactaatttattttatagccaAAACTTGACCCTGAAGGTGGTATTAAACATTTGAGTTTGATTACCAAGTGATTATGCTGCCTTCAGACATtgatttgtgcaaataattaaagatacAGTTatgcaatttgatatttattatggTTATTATCGTAATTATGTGataatttgacaaatattagcaaaaatacaTACCATACAcgcatacataaaatttgatttttgccaacattgtcatcgctaaatctcgggttcaaagtgtcagaaatgcaaaaacggcacaccgttcgactcgtctagAGCTTTAGGGATGACTATGTCGGCAAAGATCAAGTTTAACGTTATATTATGAGCGCGTGCATGCATTTTTGCTAACATTAATTGCCACcgccaaatcttgggttctaattataaaaaaatgtaaaaactgcacaccattcgaCTCATCTCAATTTCCTATAGATAGCCAATGCAATTTAgggtagtatttttttaatttaagagacttGTTTTGTAGAGAAAAAGTGTCTGAAAGTGCTAAGCAACgcgatttttatcttatctGTAGTGCAcagggtggaagggggatgagggttgatcaccttCCAAACCCTTCGGCTATCTAGGGAAGGTTtagacgagttgaacggtgtgctgttcttgtaattctgatgtcttaaacccgagatttggcgatgaCAATGTCGGCGATTATTGAGTTTTGATTTCTGCGATTGCTGCATGTATTGTCATCGCATACACTAGATGGCATAAAAATCACGCTTCTAACCATCATAatggtgtaaaattttgtcctgGTGTAgatcattgtaaaaaaaaacaaaagacgcACGAAACCGTGTTTGGTAACGAAGTGCagttaaaggtaaaaaacgcCGAGGTATTTGAATTACCAGTCATTCGCCGCTCGCTACCAAGTGTAGTTACAGTCATTAGCCGCTACCACAACGATTTATGTTCATATCAGGATGAGGTTAGCGCCGACGAGGGACCAGGAAGGGGTCGGATTTTGATAGCTCTGAATTACGTCACGCGGAGGAAAGCCCTCACTGTCGGGATCATCAGGTGTGCGGGACTGTTGGCTATGGACTCGAATGGAACATCTGATCCATTCGTTAAAATGTAAGCTACTTTATTCTGATACGAACtttataattcaaatcaatgaaaaatatcgtTTCTCACATCAAAGATCAATTGCATTAGGAATTAACACGATTGACGTCAGAACTTTAAAGATCAATATCGACGTTTACagctataattaaattaattaattattaattaaaattttccattttaaggCAACTGAAAGACGACCCTCAGCGACGCAAGTACAAAACGGCCATCAAATGGAGAAACCTGAATCCGGAGTTTTGCGAGCAATTCACGTTTGAAATCAAGTTGAGCGAGTTGTCGAGCAAGACGCTGGTGTTCTCGGTTTGGGACAAGGACCTCGGCAAGTCAGACGACTACCTAGGTGAGAATAACGCAAGCTGTTGGAGTGCTTATTGCTTTATAGGAAGAGCGCGCCCACTCATAAAGTCATTACATATTTTCGATCTGCCTCGTGTAGGTGGGCTCGAGTTGGGGTTCAGCTCGAAAGGCGACCGCCTACGCCACTGGACGGACACAATCAAGTTCCCCGACAGGAGGCACGAGAGGTGGCACAATCTATGTGGACAGCTCGTTGGAGAATGAGCTGATTTCTCTCCTCGCTCCCCGATCTCCACTCACTTCCTCGCCGATCAAAGTCCTGATAATTTGCCGTCACGTCACTTAGAACAATTGTTTTTTCATCGGTTTATCGATTTTCTTATTGCCTCTGTAACGAGGCCTTTGGTTAAAACGCTTGACTATTAATACACGCGTGCTTGAAATATGGAAATCAGGACGAAGCAAGTCCTTTCACACTCTTCCCAACTGAAAAAATACGCATTCGACCCCAAAACATCGCTCAGATTCCCACATTGCGATAATGCGAGCCAAATGGCTTAGTTGAACGTTTGAGAATCTAGTCAGTGCCAAAAttgagatattatttttccttttaaaattttgaaaaattggtgaggtttaaaaattattatgtagAGAAATAcgtaaaactaaaaatatgtatCTGCTTCACGCTTTaccaaatctaatttttatattgaaatagcTTCTTAGCTCTCCTATTGAGCAATCAATTTAACTGTCAATCAAAAAGAGTCGTATTTACAAcgcaaagtttttaaaaacggTTCTTCAcaatcagcaatttttaaatatacacatACTGTTCAAATCTTGGTTGGTTCTTGATAGTTTAGTGTAGCAAACCGtagcgaaatttatttcagagcCTCCCCGTGATGTGTACGGTGATTTGAGTGTGGTAGGTTTTTAGACAAACGAccgaaatttttgaatgaaaaaagcactgaatatttttagacaaaattgaatcatttcGATTATTGGCCTTGCTCCTGAGTGAAAAACGCGACTAATGTATCAATCAGCACATACATATTCATGTGTGTCTACCTAACGAGCTCCGTAGCATAGTATATTCAAAAGGTCTCTAGCGACAACTTTCTCAAGGCTAGAATCAACTCAGTTTCGTGgcgttaacaatttttttgcgttgATCATGAAATCAGAAGCTCGCGTTATAATTTGCACGTCTCCACCAACATaacttttcataaattgataAAGATCGAGTTTTTATGTCTTCTCCGCAACAGTTGGCGCGAGCTGCAAACTGGTTTCGCTGCGGATATATCAGAGTGGGCGTGCGAAACATCAGCAACACGTAATCGCAGTCCTTTGTGTATCTGTTGCGGGATATTTGGAGCCGCAGGCTCTCTTTATCCCTGCCCGATCACAACGCAAACACTGCAATTGAGGACGAAATCAGATTTTGCGAAACTCGAGTTTGTTTATCCTCTGGGCcaaatttgcacaaaaaaatcgtaCCTTGTGTTCTTGACACATAGACTTTGCGAAAACTTTTCGAATTTATCTCCGACTGTCTTGCTCTGGCGTCCatttagagaaaaaaggaATGTGCAGGGTGATAAATCGCAGTCGCGTGTATATTCTATAAATTCATGTCTATATTCTCCTATCGATGCTGCTGTCTTTTGCCATTTATAATACACTGTCAAACTGCATagaataaagaaataaaaacactgaACTTCAAATGCGTTTCAATTTCATTCCAACAGTCTGTGAAATACGATTATAATAATCAAAACTGATATTTTGGGTGATTTGTAAAATCAACTTTGATGAGTACTCTTACATTGTTTTAACTTCAAAGTTGTACAGtgttttgttataaattattaattctagtttacatattttagaaaaaattgaaattctttactatttaaattaaatttgtaatacaaaagacaaacaaatattatatagtaaaaataaggaattacaataaaaatatgaaataaattaaattttaaaaagaaaatatttttatattaatgcactgcaagtcaggggtacCGCGTATGTCACAATACCTGGGGTgtcaaaggtgagtttttcgcactgcgcagcagtgacatgcggcggggtgagattttctcactgtaGCGCAGTGGCATTTCCTCAACCCTGATTTGCAGTGTGATATAAGAACAAATACGAgtatttagttaatttttgagcttgtcttattttatattcaagatttttgcggattgttaaaaaatgcttatCACGCAGCTAATAGAATTATACCGGAGACGTGTGGAAGAGAATCTGCTGCGGCGCCCACGCGTTCTGCTGGCCGATCGTCCTTGCCCTGCCCTGGCGTGGGCTCAGTGCGCGCTAACGCAGTCCACGCAAAATCTGAAGGCCCAATGCCCCATATTGTGCAAGCAAGCGCCACGCAAAATGTTATGCAAAAATAGTGAACGCCTTccgtaaacaaaattattgcacaGCCGGTCTTTGTTAGCCGGGCTCCATTCATCACAATAATTGGCGAAATCCAATCAACTTTCGCAACCCGGCTACACTTAATGGTGTCATTTCTACCATGGAGCCATTTATGCATCTCCGTAATGACGCGTATTAATGATTCAATCACTGATTTATTGTTTACCTTTACAACTAGAGTGCAATAGGATAATAATATGCAcgtgttttgaaaaaaggcaGCCTTGCGTAATAAGAGCAAGGCGCGCGCGtgtcggaggcggcggcgactcattgtcagagcaCTGGCCATTCGAGTTTGCTTTTAATG
It encodes:
- the Rph gene encoding rabphilin-3A isoform X1 → MVDLSSSRDSWTCPNDRQLALRAKLQTGWSVKTHSLHSLSKKPAALNEQEKQIILDVIKRAETLEKTEQQRIGRLVHHVDSMKKNALGDGTSKCVLCGDTFGFLGPTASLCKDCKKAACQKCGVEESASTSGIRFHASSSSNWLCKICAETREMWKKSGAWFFKIKIDPADYKFEETDSDSIDWVPLSPHGMPKYELPEAGTMNGRLGRLFRPSVINPLQRASIAEESSSEEEQAIQPLPPSAATRHAPLSHVHSVSSVNSVPSRRESSISQHQWPSEEGSSSVTSSDRACSVYSEVEDDVIIDEVYLGSMEFAVTFDPETNTLHCGLIRAKGLRAMDVNGLSDSYCRAQLLPASGKAVTPLRTKTVHKSRDPEFNETLAWFHVTPADSLRKTLHIVIYDEDKYGDEALGAARLHLARLTPGRMSHFNVFLEKPYPDEVSADEGPGRGRILIALNYVTRRKALTVGIIRCAGLLAMDSNGTSDPFVKMQLKDDPQRRKYKTAIKWRNLNPEFCEQFTFEIKLSELSSKTLVFSVWDKDLGKSDDYLGGLELGFSSKGDRLRHWTDTIKFPDRRHERWHNLCGQLVGE
- the Rph gene encoding rabphilin-3A isoform X2 — encoded protein: MVDLSSSRDSWTCPNDRQLALRAKLQTGWSVKTHSLHSLSKKPAALNEQEKQIILDVIKRAETLEKTEQQRIGRLVHHVDSMKKNALGDGTSKCVLCGDTFGFLGPTASLCKDCKKAACQKCGVEESASTSGIRFHASSSSNWLCKICAETREMWKKSGAWFFKGMPKYELPEAGTMNGRLGRLFRPSVINPLQRASIAEESSSEEEQAIQPLPPSAATRHAPLSHVHSVSSVNSVPSRRESSISQHQWPSEEGSSSVTSSDRACSVYSEVEDDVIIDEVYLGSMEFAVTFDPETNTLHCGLIRAKGLRAMDVNGLSDSYCRAQLLPASGKAVTPLRTKTVHKSRDPEFNETLAWFHVTPADSLRKTLHIVIYDEDKYGDEALGAARLHLARLTPGRMSHFNVFLEKPYPDEVSADEGPGRGRILIALNYVTRRKALTVGIIRCAGLLAMDSNGTSDPFVKMQLKDDPQRRKYKTAIKWRNLNPEFCEQFTFEIKLSELSSKTLVFSVWDKDLGKSDDYLGGLELGFSSKGDRLRHWTDTIKFPDRRHERWHNLCGQLVGE